A window of Hymenobacter aerilatus contains these coding sequences:
- a CDS encoding L-rhamnose mutarotase — MNKPHIGVLLLLWLLATASFAQSGPTSVVEIVGTTPLSTDKLLALCRQNGVPTTGVYNWQNHLVAYGPTASIRKLQQTVKAAYKGATVKLYDAPFYKFDRQRCTDKTTAKQWDNIILTANLVKDEAKQQEYLQYHATQFQKWPEVSNGFCNASFQQLLIFRQGRQLMLIISIPKGADLDELNPRTTQNNPRVDDWNALMKQYQEGITGTKPGETWVFLKPVATVKRAVSQKQ, encoded by the coding sequence TTGAACAAGCCGCACATAGGCGTCCTGCTATTGCTGTGGCTGCTAGCAACCGCAAGCTTCGCGCAATCCGGTCCAACGTCGGTAGTCGAAATCGTCGGCACAACGCCGCTGTCTACGGACAAACTACTGGCCCTTTGCCGCCAGAACGGCGTGCCAACCACAGGTGTGTACAACTGGCAAAACCACCTAGTAGCCTACGGCCCAACGGCCAGCATCAGGAAGCTACAACAGACGGTAAAAGCGGCCTATAAAGGCGCTACCGTGAAGCTGTATGATGCGCCGTTTTACAAGTTCGACCGGCAGCGCTGCACCGACAAGACCACCGCCAAGCAATGGGACAACATCATCCTGACGGCTAACCTCGTCAAGGACGAAGCCAAGCAGCAGGAGTACCTGCAGTACCACGCCACGCAGTTTCAGAAGTGGCCCGAAGTATCCAACGGCTTCTGCAACGCCAGCTTTCAGCAGCTGCTGATATTTCGGCAGGGTAGGCAGCTGATGCTCATTATCAGTATTCCGAAAGGTGCTGACCTGGATGAGCTGAACCCGCGCACTACCCAGAATAACCCGCGCGTCGACGACTGGAACGCGCTGATGAAGCAGTACCAGGAAGGCATTACGGGTACCAAGCCCGGCGAAACCTGGGTGTTTCTGAAACCGGTGGCGACTGTGAAGCGGGCTGTATCTCAAAAACAATAA
- a CDS encoding Gfo/Idh/MocA family protein, whose translation MLKIGILGLGEGRSTMSAALQSEKLELRAICDRNEELCQHRIAEFQYTGRVTTNYQDLLDDAEIDIIAIYTPDHLHAEHVSQALRAGKHVVCTKPFIDDLSKANELLELVEQTGKKVFIGQSSRFFEPIKRQRADYEAGLIGELITIEGYYHADHRWFLAKGWSLENRFKWLYGGLSHPVDFIRWYLPNIEEVMGYGMLSSNGKAGGLQHEDTMHFIFKATDGRVARVSGAYTGPVQPVTRDSEMSCILRGTEGASQGDYMDLRYAITDRTGEERIVTWEHKLKHYFRFEGKSHHAGEYQNYLEYFADSITEGFTAYPDIREGIGTVALLQAMDRSLQTGKPVRVQDVLDEHGVKLNTSYAAAESSN comes from the coding sequence ATGCTAAAAATAGGAATACTGGGCCTCGGCGAAGGCCGGAGCACTATGTCGGCGGCGCTGCAGAGCGAGAAGCTGGAACTGCGCGCCATCTGCGACCGGAACGAGGAGCTGTGCCAGCACCGCATAGCCGAGTTTCAGTACACGGGTCGCGTCACGACGAATTACCAGGACCTGCTCGATGATGCAGAAATCGACATCATTGCCATTTACACCCCCGACCACCTGCACGCCGAGCACGTGTCGCAGGCGTTGCGGGCAGGTAAGCACGTCGTCTGCACCAAGCCGTTTATCGACGACCTGAGCAAGGCCAACGAGCTGCTAGAGCTGGTAGAGCAAACCGGCAAGAAGGTCTTCATCGGTCAAAGCTCCCGCTTCTTCGAGCCCATCAAGCGCCAACGGGCCGACTACGAAGCCGGCCTCATCGGCGAGCTGATTACCATCGAAGGCTACTACCACGCCGACCACCGCTGGTTTCTGGCCAAAGGCTGGTCGCTGGAAAACCGCTTCAAGTGGCTTTATGGTGGCCTCAGCCACCCGGTAGACTTCATTCGCTGGTACCTGCCCAACATCGAGGAGGTAATGGGCTACGGCATGCTCAGCTCCAACGGAAAAGCTGGTGGCCTGCAGCACGAGGATACCATGCACTTCATCTTTAAAGCCACCGACGGCCGCGTGGCCCGCGTGAGCGGAGCCTACACCGGCCCCGTGCAGCCCGTCACCCGCGACTCGGAAATGAGCTGCATCCTGCGTGGCACTGAGGGCGCCAGCCAAGGCGACTACATGGACCTGCGCTACGCCATTACCGACCGCACCGGTGAGGAACGCATTGTTACCTGGGAGCATAAGCTGAAGCACTACTTCCGCTTCGAAGGCAAGAGCCACCACGCCGGCGAGTACCAGAACTACCTTGAATACTTCGCCGATTCCATCACGGAGGGCTTCACGGCTTACCCCGATATCCGCGAAGGCATCGGTACTGTGGCGCTGCTGCAGGCCATGGACCGCTCGTTGCAGACCGGCAAGCCGGTGCGCGTGCAGGACGTTCTGGACGAGCATGGCGTCAAGCTAAATACCAGCTACGCTGCTGCTGAGTCAAGCAACTAG
- a CDS encoding SLC5 family protein, producing the protein MGNNLLGRLTIWDYAIVAAYLIILFTIGYRASFSKKEKTEESLFLANKSLGWPSIGFNMWGTNVGPSMLLAFASIGYSTGIVAVNFEWYAFVFLFLLAVVFAPRYLAANVSTMPGFMGQQFGDSTQNILAWYALIKILISWLSLGLFAGGVLVRQILGVPMWQSVIVLVLFAGLFAYAGGLKAIAKVNVFQMLLLIGVSLTLSIIGVAKVGGLSKVFHSVPGDYWNLIHPASDPKYPWYAILLGYPVSAVAFFCTDQAMVQSVLGAKNLEQGQLGVNFIGWLKILSLPLFILTGILCAILFPGLASPDQAYMTMVTSLFPAGLKGLVVVVLIAVLVGTIGSSLNALSTVFAMDVYARRINPQATDADVVRVGRTTVLVGCLFAVLMALAIDSVKGLNLFDVFQAVLGFIAPPLAVVFLLTVFWRRTTQRAVDGVLSWGSAFSLGVGVVYLWVLPPSEYNFWPHYLILSFLIFAVLLLAAVVVSLADVKGQAERRIVDYGELAKPTPRVRLLWAALAVVMVGLYVVFNGH; encoded by the coding sequence ATGGGCAACAATCTACTCGGACGCCTGACTATCTGGGATTACGCCATCGTGGCGGCCTACCTGATTATCCTGTTCACTATCGGCTACCGGGCTAGCTTCTCGAAGAAAGAGAAAACCGAAGAGTCGCTGTTTCTGGCGAATAAGTCGCTCGGGTGGCCCAGTATCGGGTTCAACATGTGGGGCACCAACGTGGGGCCGTCGATGCTGCTGGCGTTTGCCAGCATCGGGTACAGTACGGGCATCGTGGCGGTGAATTTCGAGTGGTACGCCTTCGTGTTTCTGTTCCTGCTGGCGGTGGTGTTTGCGCCGCGCTACTTAGCGGCTAACGTTAGTACCATGCCGGGCTTTATGGGGCAGCAGTTCGGCGACTCTACCCAAAATATATTGGCCTGGTACGCGCTGATCAAGATTCTGATTTCGTGGCTGTCCTTGGGCCTGTTTGCGGGCGGCGTGCTGGTTCGGCAGATTCTGGGCGTGCCCATGTGGCAATCGGTGATTGTGCTAGTGCTGTTTGCGGGCCTGTTTGCCTACGCCGGCGGACTGAAAGCCATTGCGAAAGTGAACGTGTTTCAGATGCTACTACTCATCGGGGTGTCGCTTACGCTTAGCATCATCGGGGTAGCCAAGGTAGGCGGCCTGAGCAAGGTGTTCCACAGCGTCCCCGGCGACTATTGGAATCTCATCCATCCCGCTTCTGATCCGAAGTACCCGTGGTACGCCATTCTGCTAGGTTACCCCGTGTCGGCGGTGGCGTTTTTCTGCACCGACCAAGCTATGGTGCAATCGGTGCTAGGGGCAAAAAACCTGGAACAAGGTCAGTTGGGTGTGAACTTCATTGGCTGGCTGAAAATCCTGTCGCTGCCGCTGTTTATCCTCACCGGCATTCTGTGCGCCATCCTGTTTCCCGGCCTCGCCAGCCCCGATCAGGCCTATATGACGATGGTAACCAGCCTGTTCCCGGCCGGCCTGAAGGGCTTGGTAGTGGTAGTGCTGATTGCGGTGCTGGTGGGCACTATCGGCTCGTCGCTGAACGCTTTGAGCACCGTGTTTGCCATGGATGTGTACGCCCGCCGCATCAACCCGCAAGCCACCGATGCCGACGTGGTGCGCGTGGGCCGCACGACGGTTCTGGTCGGCTGCCTGTTCGCGGTACTCATGGCATTGGCCATCGATTCGGTGAAAGGGCTGAATCTGTTCGATGTGTTTCAGGCGGTACTGGGCTTCATTGCGCCGCCGCTAGCCGTGGTGTTCCTGCTCACGGTATTCTGGCGGCGCACCACCCAGCGGGCCGTCGATGGCGTGCTATCGTGGGGCTCGGCGTTCAGCCTGGGGGTAGGCGTGGTGTACCTGTGGGTGCTGCCGCCCAGCGAGTACAATTTCTGGCCGCACTACCTTATCCTGTCGTTCCTGATTTTCGCCGTGCTGCTGCTGGCGGCGGTAGTCGTTTCACTGGCCGACGTGAAAGGCCAGGCCGAGCGGCGGATTGTGGACTACGGCGAGCTGGCCAAGCCTACCCCGCGCGTGCGCCTGCTCTGGGCCGCGTTGGCAGTGGTAATGGTAGGGTTGTACGTGGTGTTCAACGGGCATTGA